The sequence below is a genomic window from Monodelphis domestica isolate mMonDom1 chromosome 2, mMonDom1.pri, whole genome shotgun sequence.
ATCAACTTGAGAATGTGAAGCATCTAACTCCCAAATCATGAATTTAAAACAAGTTTCAAATGTTAGTTTAGTGGATCCTTGGAATTGGCATGCTGGCCTCCTTGCTTAATAGATTCCTGCTTTCTCCAGCCACAGCTATTGCCCctaggagaaggaaggaattgaAAGAATGACAATTCAAGTTAAAGTCAGTTTACTGGCTACACCATTGCTGTGGATGCAAAGTTTGGTTGGTTCATAATGCTCAGACCATATTCACTGTCAGAATTTAGCATAGCTGGTAGTAACTGATATGAAGAAACTAGTCTACTGATTGGAAAAGGAGTGATTAAAATCTGGGCATTGATGATTGAGTCATGACTCAGCAACAGCAGGAGCCACAGCAGGCTGGGCGGCAGCAGGTATTTCTGCAACAGGTGGTCTGGCAGCAGATGGGATGGCAGCAAGGTTGGCAGCAGCTGGACACACAGCAGCTTGGGCGGCAGCAAGGTTGACAGCAGCTGGATACACAGCAGCTTGGGCGGCAGCAGATGGTTCTGCAACAGGTGGTCTGGCAGCAGATGGGACGGCAGCAAGGTTGGCAGCAGCTGGACACACAGCAGCTTGGGCGGCAGCAAGGTTGGCAGCAGCTGGACACACAGCAGCTTGGGCGGCAGCAAGGTTGGCAGCAGCTGGACACACAGCAGCTTGGGCGGCAGCAAGGTTGGCAGCAGCTGGACACACAGCAACTTGGGCGACAGCAGGGCTGGCAGCAGCTAGACACATAGCAGGTTGGCCGGCAGCAGGTGGTTCTGCAACAGGTGGTCTGGCAGCAGCTTGGGCGGCAGCAGGGCTGGCAACAGCTGGACACACAGCAGCTTGGGCGGCAACAGGGTTGGCAGCAGCTGGACACACAGCAGCTTGGGCGGCAGCAGGTGGTTCTACAGCAGGTAGTCTGGCAGCAGCATGGGTGGCAGCAGGGCTGGCAGCAACAGGGGGTACAGCAGCCTTGGCCACCGCAGGTGGAACCACAACAGGAGTTGACCATGGTATTGGTAGTTTGAGGTTTTGAATTTGTCTCAAGGATAGTGTGTTTCTTGAGTCTGCAAGTCTCATTGTTCCATGGGTATCTTTTATACCTACCTGTAGCAGTTGTTGACAATTAGTTGGGTACTGTTCcttcctcattgtttatattaattgaaattaattgaacaaattatttaactttacttcctggaacttttaaaaaaaagccattctCTTTCCTTAATGAAGGAGGATATATCCTTATaatctgtttttttcccttctgaatcacctttatttttcatctcctttgtgaATATTCTATAAATCACCCATTAATTgagcttttttcccttttagactAGATTGTGTCACCTGGTAGTTTGATAATGACCTTTCTTAAACCATTCTTTGCCTCTGGAAATATACCAAAAGAAGTTGGCCCcatcccttccttcatttctattaTGGCCACTAATCTGAGAcctatcatttttgttttttctgtgcCATCTTGAAGTTCATTTTGTTTgggttattttgattttatttgtttaggGTAGATTTTTCCAGTATTCTAGTATCTTGTGTATCATCTTACTTtgtagagagagaaatggggaatTGTGTCTTTCTAGAGGTAAGAGTTGAGGTAGAGTTTCTGTCTGTCAAAATCTGAAGAAAATAAGAACAAAGAAGAGGTAATAGTGTCCCAACAGATGATATAATCAGAATGAAATGATTTCTTCAAGTTCCAAGCCTACAATTTCCTTTGGGGATAAATGTCAGTAGTTCACTGGCCCAGATATTTTCACAGTCTTGAGAGCCAAGCCTCACATAGTACTTTGCCTGTTATAAATTGTACATATTGGCTCATTGAAGcaggaaggaaaaacaatttgATTATACTATTTGTGGCATCAAAATAATtcagaatttggaatcagaaaaatttGCTTTGAATCCAACTCTGCTTCTTAACAGTCTTTGTGATCTTGACCAAGTTATTCAGCTTTTTGGGTTATATAAcctctccaggtctcagtttcttaatctgtaataTTAAATGTTTGGACTTTATGATCTTTACATACCTTTGAACTCTAaatcctttcattctttcaaaaagagctggaaattAGATCCAAGTATCATGTTCCCTTCTTCCTTCAGTAGATTTTAGCTCAACTTTAGGCAGAACTTCATATTATTTAGGTATATTTAATAAGGACATTATCACTAGAGATCTTTAAACTAGATGGCCATTTGGGAATATTGTAAAAGAGATTCATACTTCAAGTCAAGTTTGAAGTATTTAATCTCTAAATATGAGATtataaaaagattagaaaatagGAAGTAAGGAAGTTGTGAAGGTCTTCTTATTTCCTCTGATCAAAAGGAAGATTTTGCATTTGCTCCTGGATGTAATAGGGGGTCActggagaaagaagtaaaagagattTGGGACTTAATAGACATGAACAGAGATGATGTACAGTCCCTGGTTCTATCTTTGGTTAAGGCAGAAATTAGTGAAATCCTGAGGTCATGTTGAGCATAACAGTTTAAAGAATATTTGAAGTACCCATAGGTAGGTCTGATTGGTTCTGCACTGGGACCAACATTAAATTGATTCTTGGAATGATGGCCAGTGTGGAGTTGGAAAGGTGGCCAAACACATGGCTAGTCCTTGGTCTTGTCTGAGAGTTAATGAAGGCATCAGTGGAAATCTAgtatcaaagaaaggaaaatgataaacatttgaagggatatggaaaaattgggatattaattctGTTAGCAGAGCTTTGAACTGATAGAATCATTCTGGTGAGCAATTTTGAACCATATCCAAAGATCCATAAAAtggtacataccctttgacccagaaatataaCTACTATGTCTGTATCATAAAGGATTAAAGGgaatgggaaaggatctatttggacaaaaatatttatagcagctttttgtgtgATTGGAAACCGAAGAGATATCCATTAATAGGCTCAACAAGTtgaggtatatgattgtaataaaatattattgtgccataagtaATTACAAACATGATCAGAAAAAATATGGGAAGGCTTATATAGTGTGATACAATGTAAAGTGGATAGAATGAGGACAatgctgtacacagtaacaacaataatatatgatcatctgtgaataaattaacaattatcttttcttttaaacccttactttccaatgctgtgtgttgattccaaagcagaagagtggtaaggcctaggcaatggtgGCTAAAtgacacaaccaggaagtgtttgaggccaaatttgaaccttgaacctcctcaatctactgagccaccaagctaccTCCAAATAagctattatcaataaggcaagcatctaggacaactccaaaggactcatgatgaaaaagtatATCCATTGCCAAAGAAGGGATAGATGAAgtgtgaatgcagattgaaatataccattcttaacattatttcctccatgaatttttctctagtgtaagcaacatgTGTATTGTTTTACAATATGACAAATAgaaaaatgtgtattatatgataatatatgcataacctACCTCATATTGCTTGCATTGTGTGAATTCAATGTTCTTCACAATTTTTGTTGTCCTCCTCTGAATGTTCCTTGGATTATCAATATCTTTCCCAAAGTGTGGTTCTCTAAAAGGAACATTATAATTGAAATATGGTCTCATGTGCCATGTACTAAGGCAGGATGCAGTGAAGCATTAACTTTTCTATTCCTCAAATCTATGAAATATGAGTAAATAGTGTGatatggtaattaaaaaaaactaatgcaaTCTTAAATGTAATCTATAGCTTCTAGGTCTAAACAGATATATAGCTTCTAGATCACACTTAGCACCATAGTCTTCCCCATCATTCACCAGTGACCCTTATCCTTCTTTTCTTGGCACTGCATTCCAAATTGCTGAAGTAGTCTTTTATTATCACAGTGATTTCCCTCTTCCCCTATGACCATTTCCCAAGGAGAGTGTGGTTGTAACATCAAGATTGGAGAAGGTGACACATGGAGGACCCCATGTCTTACTATCACATGATTCATGACCATTGTCTCCAAAGTTGAGGAAGAAGTATAGGGAATGAATTTAGATGAGCAGATTAAAGAAATGCTaatatggaaagaaaggaaatacatTGGATTCTCTTTGGAATACTAGGATGAAAATATCACTGTTTCATTTAGAACATTAGTTTTCCATCTTGCTAAATAATAACAAGGAAGTAGGTTCTTCTTGATGACAGCCATCACTCAGGAAGGTATATAAGATGCCTCTGGGGGCAGGGAACTTTCAAACTCAAGTAACTCATTTACCTGGAAGCAAACTCAGAAGCTCAACCCACCAATACCATGGTCAGCTCCTGTGGCTCTACATGCTTCCAGCCTTGCTGTGTGACTAGCTGTTGCCAGCCTTGCTGTCACCCCAGCTGCTGTGGGTCCAGCTGCTGTCAGCCCTGCTGCTGCTGCCCTACCTGCTGCATAACTAGATGCTGTCACCCTAGCTGCTGCCAGCCCTGCTGCCTCCCCACCTGCTGTATTTCTAGCTGCTGCCAACCTTGCTTTCGCCCAAGTTGCTGTGTGTCTAGCTGCTGTCAGCCATGCTGCTGTCAGCCATGCTGTTGCCCCACATGCTGCCAGACCACCTGTTGGAGAACCACCTGCTTCCGTCCAGCTTGTTGTGGGTCCTCCTGCTGCTGAGTGAGGGTTGAAATTTGGCCACATTTGCTCACCATCACCTATCTcctcaagagaatcatgaatTCCTTTCTTGCATTCATCCATATGACAAACTTCAATGATGAGCTGAATCCTCTTACCCTAATTTGGAACCTAAATCCCAGTTGTTTATTAAGTTTCTAAACTCCATCAAAATGACCTCCTTATTggtcttttttctcttcatagGAATTTAGTGATGAGTTTACTGTGAATTCATACAATCTAAAAACTTAGAAAATACACCAAATTTCATGCTTTTGATCCTGGGATTCCTCAAATTCCAAATTCTTCAAAAACCTGATTGAGAAGTTTCCTATTGCATTTACTAAAAAAACAACTATCTCCCTCTGAGACTTTTTAGATTTGGGTTTCCAACTCTCTCTTTTCTGGATTTGTAATTAGTGATTCTCTTGTCTTATTGTCTGtcacttttcaaataaaaattaatgcttGCATTAAAAAAGTTTGACtagtctttatatatattttttctcaattcctgGACAAATGTATTTTTCATCAGATGCAATTCATCAGACTTATCAGTTTTTCTTCAGAGAAGCTACTATGAATTGTAACCTAATACTAGATGACTAAGACATTAACATGAAAGACATCATGGTATTAGTAAAAGGGGGGATTAACTTGAGAGTATTATAAGGCACAGAATTGCTACCTCCTTACACTCACACAATCCAAATagactttcataaaataaaataaaaaacatgcaTTTAGCCAGACATTCTCCTTTGTATTCATCAAGGAGCATATTTCTTTTCCAGAACTTCACTCCCAAGAAGATCTGGTCATTTCAATAATTACATATGCTCAATAGCAGTATATACAATTTCTGGCAGTCTAGCACTCAGTTAACAAAGCTTCCTATGtgtcatgcactgtgctaagcattaaaaatacaaatgaagataAACAACCtgtcatatatatttttgatatgataatgaaggaatttgttttgttcaaTGATGCATATTTGTAATAAGACTTTCCTTTTTCTTGCAATGGGAAAGggagatgggaggaaaagaaaataaatttttattaattgaatCAATTAAATTTAACTAAAATATGAAGAATCTGACACATCTAGGACTTAAGAATGTGAGGAAGTACTAATTGCATCTCATGCACAAAAAGTTAAACAAAACCTGAAGTTAGGGATTTGATTTGATCTGCTATGAAAATT
It includes:
- the LOC103098863 gene encoding keratin-associated protein 4-2-like, whose amino-acid sequence is MVNSCCGSTCGGQGCCTPCCCQPCCHPCCCQTTCCRTTCCRPSCCVSSCCQPCCRPSCCVSSCCQPCCRPSCCQTTCCRTTCCRPTCYVSSCCQPCCRPSCCVSSCCQPCCRPSCCVSSCCQPCCRPSCCVSSCCQPCCRPSCCVSSCCQPCCRPICCQTTCCRTICCRPSCCVSSCCQPCCRPSCCVSSCCQPCCHPICCQTTCCRNTCCRPACCGSCCC